A region of Moorena producens PAL-8-15-08-1 DNA encodes the following proteins:
- a CDS encoding outer membrane beta-barrel protein — protein sequence MQGLLKSIVTISTLAATTIAPVLLGNSMAYANPGAEDLRAKGTDASYIGVGLAAGVTSDGQGNDQNIGGNITTRVTTSKLPVSLRGDILFNDDNTAIIPSVSFDLGVAKNTNVFASVGYSFVEDDGDNTPIGNQDAWVLGVGAESQIAKDVLVYGNTKVGLNAYENSSGESVSVQVGAGYRF from the coding sequence ATGCAAGGCTTACTAAAATCTATTGTCACTATTTCTACTTTGGCTGCTACAACAATTGCTCCAGTTTTACTAGGAAATAGTATGGCTTACGCTAATCCAGGAGCAGAGGATCTCCGCGCTAAAGGTACAGATGCTAGCTACATTGGCGTTGGACTTGCCGCCGGTGTAACGAGTGATGGACAAGGGAATGACCAAAATATTGGTGGTAATATTACCACTCGTGTAACAACTTCAAAGCTGCCAGTTTCTCTAAGAGGTGATATTCTTTTCAATGATGACAATACGGCGATTATTCCTAGTGTTTCCTTTGACCTAGGCGTAGCTAAAAATACTAATGTTTTTGCTAGTGTTGGTTACTCTTTTGTGGAAGATGACGGAGACAATACACCCATCGGTAATCAAGATGCTTGGGTGCTTGGCGTGGGTGCTGAAAGCCAAATTGCTAAGGATGTTTTGGTTTACGGCAATACTAAGGTAGGTCTTAACGCTTACGAAAATAGTTCAGGTGAGTCTGTCAGTGTTCAAGTGGGTGCAGGCTATCGTTTCTAA
- a CDS encoding single-stranded-DNA-specific exonuclease RecJ, whose amino-acid sequence MSQSMSESMSQSQWQVLAPPDFPQWFIEAVKSHTKGYSGHYAAQLLWQRGIREEKQLAGFLNPDLYQPTSPFDFGQEMKWAVKRLLQAREAGENVAIWGDFDADGITATSVLWEGLGQFFWQHQHLSYYIPNRLTESHGLNCPGIDQLHASGVKLIVTCDTGSTNLREIDYAHQLGMDVIITDHHTLPDDRPPVVSIINSRYFVETHPLFHLSGVAVAYKLVEAMYQRSPNIPQQRLEALLDLVAIGLIADLVELSGDCRYLAQRGIEQLKQQLKTRSRPGVARLLQLCKRSGDRPTDISFGLGPRINAVSRIQGDASFCVELLTSKDEKRCEQLALETELANSRRMSLQKDITKQVKDKLAQLDLSTTNVIVLEDPQWPVGVLGLVAGQIAQEYGRPTILLSTVLLSTESSDRESKLLEAGLEDKHSYSIARGSARSVNNIDLYELVNSQAHLLHRFGGHPFAAGLSLPVDNIPLFTEAINQQLAQKLGNTGALMMPAMEADLVVKVAELGKALFDELKHLEPCGMGNPVPKLLIKNCWFEQVWNRNSKDLRGRKVQYIKTKFEIWDDSTSMGFPGIWWGHYQDEVPKVRCNAVVELDYNNYEKRPEVRLVAVQPCQENDFVQSCLQVSNQLDWILDWRGEELQGEALTPLMVYECPTSWDELQVWCRRAIQAERQLAIAYPRPKQLSAQDTWKKLLGIAKFLSRTGQWATLVQLQEKLDLSDRTVELGLNALSAIGFEVSYQDCGVQISWHPKEWSSHRTNVAENDAIALRARCANAIFFAAIEEEQFRRQYFYQVPLSTIAAYNIAGYGMVGMKQD is encoded by the coding sequence ATGTCCCAATCCATGTCAGAATCCATGTCCCAATCCCAATGGCAAGTCCTAGCACCACCTGACTTTCCTCAGTGGTTCATCGAAGCTGTCAAATCCCATACTAAGGGCTATTCCGGACATTATGCTGCTCAACTGCTGTGGCAACGGGGCATACGAGAGGAGAAACAACTGGCTGGTTTCCTCAACCCAGATTTGTATCAACCTACCAGCCCTTTTGATTTTGGACAGGAAATGAAATGGGCAGTCAAACGCCTACTGCAAGCCCGTGAGGCTGGGGAAAATGTTGCCATATGGGGGGACTTTGATGCGGATGGAATCACGGCTACTAGTGTCCTCTGGGAAGGACTGGGACAGTTTTTCTGGCAGCACCAACACCTAAGTTACTACATTCCCAATCGCCTGACGGAATCCCATGGTTTGAATTGTCCAGGAATTGACCAACTGCACGCTTCTGGGGTGAAACTTATCGTTACCTGCGATACTGGCAGCACGAATCTGAGGGAAATTGATTATGCTCACCAGTTGGGAATGGATGTGATTATCACTGACCACCATACTTTACCAGATGACCGTCCACCAGTGGTTTCTATCATCAATTCTCGCTATTTTGTTGAAACTCACCCTTTATTTCATTTGTCTGGGGTGGCGGTGGCGTATAAGTTAGTGGAAGCGATGTATCAGCGTTCACCTAATATTCCCCAACAACGGTTAGAGGCGTTGCTGGATTTGGTGGCAATTGGTCTAATTGCGGATTTAGTGGAATTATCTGGAGATTGTCGCTACCTGGCACAACGGGGAATTGAACAACTGAAGCAGCAACTGAAAACTCGCTCTCGTCCTGGTGTAGCGCGATTGTTACAGTTGTGTAAACGCAGTGGCGATCGCCCGACTGATATTTCTTTCGGACTTGGCCCGAGAATTAATGCTGTAAGTCGGATTCAAGGGGATGCTTCATTTTGTGTTGAGTTACTCACTAGTAAGGATGAGAAACGTTGTGAGCAACTGGCTTTAGAGACGGAATTAGCTAATAGCCGCCGCATGTCTTTACAAAAAGATATTACTAAGCAAGTTAAGGATAAACTTGCCCAACTTGATCTGTCTACTACTAATGTGATTGTCTTAGAGGATCCCCAATGGCCGGTTGGTGTTTTAGGCTTAGTGGCAGGTCAAATTGCTCAGGAATACGGACGCCCGACGATTTTGTTAAGTACAGTTTTGTTAAGTACTGAAAGTAGCGATAGAGAAAGCAAACTGTTAGAAGCAGGTTTAGAGGATAAACACTCCTATAGTATAGCACGGGGTTCGGCTCGTTCTGTTAATAATATTGACCTTTATGAATTAGTCAATTCCCAAGCTCATTTGTTGCATCGCTTCGGAGGTCATCCTTTTGCGGCTGGGTTGAGTTTGCCAGTGGATAATATTCCTTTATTTACGGAAGCGATTAACCAGCAGTTGGCACAAAAACTAGGGAATACGGGTGCTTTGATGATGCCAGCCATGGAAGCGGATTTGGTGGTTAAGGTTGCTGAGTTGGGCAAAGCACTATTTGATGAATTGAAACACCTGGAACCTTGTGGTATGGGTAATCCTGTGCCAAAATTGCTGATTAAAAACTGTTGGTTTGAACAGGTGTGGAATCGTAACTCTAAGGATTTGAGAGGGCGGAAAGTACAGTATATTAAAACTAAATTTGAAATTTGGGATGACTCTACGAGTATGGGTTTTCCTGGAATTTGGTGGGGACATTATCAGGATGAAGTCCCTAAAGTTAGATGTAATGCTGTTGTGGAATTAGACTATAATAATTATGAAAAACGTCCAGAAGTGCGCCTCGTTGCTGTGCAACCTTGCCAAGAAAATGATTTTGTCCAGTCTTGTTTACAGGTCTCTAATCAGCTGGATTGGATTTTAGATTGGCGGGGAGAAGAGTTACAGGGTGAAGCTTTAACTCCTCTAATGGTTTATGAGTGTCCCACGAGTTGGGATGAGTTACAAGTATGGTGTAGGAGAGCGATACAGGCAGAACGACAATTAGCGATCGCATATCCACGGCCTAAACAACTATCTGCCCAAGACACCTGGAAAAAGTTGCTAGGAATTGCTAAGTTCCTCAGTCGCACGGGTCAATGGGCTACTTTGGTGCAATTGCAGGAGAAGTTGGATTTAAGCGATCGCACTGTTGAGTTAGGACTGAATGCCCTATCAGCGATTGGTTTTGAGGTTTCTTACCAGGACTGCGGGGTACAAATAAGTTGGCATCCAAAAGAGTGGTCTTCCCATCGGACGAATGTTGCTGAAAATGATGCGATTGCGCTACGCGCACGCTGCGCGAACGCAATATTTTTTGCTGCCATTGAGGAAGAACAGTTCCGACGTCAGTATTTTTACCAGGTGCCTCTGTCTACCATTGCTGCATATAACATTGCTGGATATGGCATGGTTGGTATGAAACAAGATTAG